The segment AGTGAGAACACAGGAGCCGTATAGACCGGAATAGCCAGCCCCGCATGGACAGCCGACCACTGCATTTGTCCGTTCAACGCTGCCCAGAGCGTGCCCGCCAGCAAGGTGATGATGACGGCGTAGCGAGCGGCCATGCGGCGCGAGAGCAAATAGGCCAGCAGCATGACGAGCACCAGGGACAGATTGCTCTGCGCCGCAGAGAAGGCCTGCATACCGAACTTGGCCAGCACGCCAGCCAGCAAAGCCGAGGCAATCTCCACGGGGATGCGGTTCATGATGCGCTCAAACCAACCCGTCACCCCCACCAAAATGATGAGCACCGCGCTGACGATGAAGGCACCAATGGCCTCACTCATGGAAAAGCCACCCGCCAAACCCGCCGTAGCCAGCACCGCCGCCCCCGGCGTAGACCAAGCCACCATCACAGGCATGCGCAAGATAAGCGAAGGCACCAGTGAGCAAAGCCCCATGCCCAGCCCCAGAGCCCAGATCCAAGAGGTGATTTGCTCAGGCGTGGCTTGAAAGGCCTGCGCCGCCTGAAATACCAGAGCCACCGAGCTGGTAAAGCCCACCAAAACCGCCACAAAGCCTGCGGCCACGGCGGCAGGACTCAAATCTTTGAAAAAGCGCATCTGCTCATTCTGGCATCAGGCTTACCAATGTTGATACGCACTTTGGCGAGCAAAGACAGCGCAGACACGATTTGCTATTGAATAAATAGCTACAAGCCATTATCGATATTGGACTAAGGAGCTTTTTTAGCCAAAAAATTACAACTCAATCTTAGAGCCGAGCTCCACCACCGAGTTGCTGGGCAGGTGCAGAAAGTCTGAAACACGGCTGGCGTTGCGGTGCATTTGGGCAAATAGCTTCTCGCGCCAATGGGCCATGGAGTTGTTCATGCGCGGAATGATCACATCTCGCGATAGGAAGTAGCTAGTGGACATGGGGTCCAGCATGCAGCCCTGCGCGCGCAACTGCGCCAGCGCGGCTGGCACATCGGGCTCGTTCTTGAAGCCATAGTGAATCATCACCTCCCAGCATTCACCACCTAGAGACTCAGACTCAATTCGCTTTTCCAAGCCTACCCACGGCACTTCATGATTGCGTACCGTCACAAAGAGGTTGCGCTCATGCAGCACTTTGTTGTGCTTGAGGTTGTGCAGCAAAGCATGGGGCACGACACCCGGCTCACCGGATAAAAATACTGCCGTACCCCGCACGCGGGTGGGAGGGTGGCGCCAAGTAGCCTCCAAGAATTCGCGCAAGTTCAATGCATCGGCCTGCAATTTCTTATGCAGCAACTCGCGGCCACGGCGCCAAGTCATCATCAACGTAAAGACCGTGCCGCCAATCAGCAGAGGGAACCAGCCGCCCTCAAACAGCTTGAGCAGATTGGAGGCGAAGAAGGCCAAGTCCACTGCAAAGAAGAAACCCGTCGCCAGCAGGCACAGGGCCAACGGGTAGTTCCAGCGATAGCGAATGACGAAGAAAGTCAGCATGGTGGTGATCAACATGTCCAACGTCACCGCGATACCGTAAGCAGCCGCCAGATTGCCACTGCTTCTAAACAGCAACACCGCCAGCACAATCGCGACAAACAGGCTCCAGTTGACCAGCGGCATATAGATCTGCCCCGCCTCCTTCACACTGGTATGGCGCACCTCAAAGCGAGGGAAGTAGCCCAGTTGTATGACCTGACGGGTCACACTGAAAGCACCGGTGATCAGTGCCTGCGAGGCAATGACCGTGGCCATGGTGGCCATGATGACCAGCGGCAGCAGCGCCCAGCCAGGCGCCATCATGAAAAACGGGTTTTTTACGGCATCGGGGTTAGCCAGCAGCAGCGCGCCTTGGCCAAAGTAGTTCAGCGTCAGCGCTGGCATAGCGATGGTGAACCAAGCCAGACGAATCGGCTTTTTACCAAAGTGACCCAAGTCAGCGTACAGCGCTTCCGCGCCTGTAACGCAGAGCACCACCGCACCCAAAATAATGAAGCTGGTGCCGGGACTGTTCCAGATGAACATCACAGCGTAATGGGGGCTGATGCCCGCCAAAATTTCCGGGTGCCCCATGATTTGGTACACGCCCAGCAAGGCGATGCAGGCAAACCAAGCCACTGTGATGGGGCCAAAAAACTTGCCAATACCTGCTGTGCCGCGCTTTTGCACAAAGAACAGCAGAAACAAAATCACCAGGGTTAGCGGAATTACCGCTTGCTTAAAGTGCGGCGAGATGACCTCCAGACCCTCAACAGCCGAGAGCACCGAGATGGCCGGGGTGATCACCCCATCGCCATAAAACAGCGAGGTGCCGAACATGCCCACCAAAAACAGCGTTTTGGACAGGCGCGGCTTGTCTTTGACTGTCTGTGAAGCCAAAGCCAGCATGGCCA is part of the Comamonas sp. Y33R10-2 genome and harbors:
- a CDS encoding potassium transporter Kup, which gives rise to MQNSKSSLGALTLGAIGVVYGDIGTSVLYSVKEVFGSGHVPFTPANVYGVLSLLFWTLTVIVSLKYVVLVLRADNNGEGGLVAMLALASQTVKDKPRLSKTLFLVGMFGTSLFYGDGVITPAISVLSAVEGLEVISPHFKQAVIPLTLVILFLLFFVQKRGTAGIGKFFGPITVAWFACIALLGVYQIMGHPEILAGISPHYAVMFIWNSPGTSFIILGAVVLCVTGAEALYADLGHFGKKPIRLAWFTIAMPALTLNYFGQGALLLANPDAVKNPFFMMAPGWALLPLVIMATMATVIASQALITGAFSVTRQVIQLGYFPRFEVRHTSVKEAGQIYMPLVNWSLFVAIVLAVLLFRSSGNLAAAYGIAVTLDMLITTMLTFFVIRYRWNYPLALCLLATGFFFAVDLAFFASNLLKLFEGGWFPLLIGGTVFTLMMTWRRGRELLHKKLQADALNLREFLEATWRHPPTRVRGTAVFLSGEPGVVPHALLHNLKHNKVLHERNLFVTVRNHEVPWVGLEKRIESESLGGECWEVMIHYGFKNEPDVPAALAQLRAQGCMLDPMSTSYFLSRDVIIPRMNNSMAHWREKLFAQMHRNASRVSDFLHLPSNSVVELGSKIEL
- a CDS encoding benzoate/H(+) symporter BenE family transporter, with amino-acid sequence MRFFKDLSPAAVAAGFVAVLVGFTSSVALVFQAAQAFQATPEQITSWIWALGLGMGLCSLVPSLILRMPVMVAWSTPGAAVLATAGLAGGFSMSEAIGAFIVSAVLIILVGVTGWFERIMNRIPVEIASALLAGVLAKFGMQAFSAAQSNLSLVLVMLLAYLLSRRMAARYAVIITLLAGTLWAALNGQMQWSAVHAGLAIPVYTAPVFSLPALISLALPLFVVTMASQNLPGVAVIRATGYPIPVSKIISATGVATLLLAPFGGYALNLSAITAAICMGDEAHEDKSKRYTAAAVCGLLYILIGIFGAVVTGLLTAFPKELVACIAGLALLGSIGGGMATAFKDEKHREAALITFLVTLSGVVIGGVGSAFWGVVAGSLALCVQSYRARAA